A genomic segment from Maniola hyperantus chromosome 4, iAphHyp1.2, whole genome shotgun sequence encodes:
- the LOC138402216 gene encoding uncharacterized protein codes for MVSIVLLTTEEVLQRNGFWYCLDTIWITQDMEPFEDVKPEHVYSKPLPRDIYYTKFPDIPRSESEDENYLTVKGFLNKHQEWKSKICIREFDSQRNSTDSTSNNHSTGSEVLKKVKPSITTEIKIAIPKLNIDNDERVRDFFKKLLESIPPPPEEDFSDIDISIIQSQRIHTEVSDIDLPDYADFENDCILHSNVEQTAGPVTSTLKKPHYKTSSSAENLDQFEWYETIYGVSDLMESKETSEFINSTHGLTTAMETDDIISWSEIVEMCGLTESIFERETLDSEKVISQSHNINDKISDISDSDEEEAYTKFACNKLRQSLKNKENIPDSSSMDNLNEELMKFNIPQNDPSLYKTFYRLAPEEDDLVNV; via the coding sequence ATGGTTTCAATAGTGTTATTGACCACTGAAGAGGTTCTTCAGAGAAATGGATTCTGGTATTGCCTCGACACTATTTGGATTACGCAAGACATGGAACCTTTCGAAGATGTGAAACCGGAGCATGTGTACTCCAAACCGCTTCCGAGGGATATATACTACACAAAGTTTCCGGATATCCCCAGAAGTGAATCCGAAGACGAAAACTATTTGACTGTCAAAGGGTTTCTCAACAAACACCAAGAATGGAAATCGAAGATATGTATTAGAGAATTTGATTCTCAGAGAAATTCCACGGACAGTACGTCTAATAACCACTCCACAGGTAGTGAAGTGTTGAAAAAAGTTAAGCCATCGATTACTACAGAAATTAAGATTGCAATACCCAAACTTAATATCGATAATGATGAACGAGTTCGTGATTTCTTCAAAAAGTTGCTTGAAAGTATACCGCCGCCTCCTGAAGAAGACTTTTCAGATATAGacatttctataatacaatcgCAAAGAATACATACTGAAGTATCAGACATTGACTTGCCCGATTACGCTGATTTTGAAAATGATTGCATACTCCACTCGAATGTAGAGCAAACTGCCGGTCCTGTAACATCAACTTTGAAGAAACCACATTATAAAACGAGTTCAAGTGCTGAAAATTTGGACCAATTCGAATGGTATGAAACTATTTACGGAGTGTCAGATTTAATGGAGTCGAAGGAGACTAGTGAGTTTATAAATAGTACTCATGGATTAACGACAGCAATGGAAACTGACGATATTATATCCTGGTCAGAAATAGTAGAGATGTGCGGCTTaacagaaagtatttttgagagaGAAACATTAGATTCTGAAAAAGTAATAAGTCAGTCACataatataaatgacaagatatcaGACATATCTGATAGTGACGAGGAAGAAGCCTATACTAAGTTTGCATGTAACAAGTTACGCCAAtcgttaaaaaataaagaaaacataCCTGATTCCTCTTCTATGGACAACTTAAATGAAGAATTGATGAAGTTTAATATTCCACAAAACGATCCTTCTCTTTATAAAACGTTTTACCGTTTAGCACCTGAAGAAGATGATTTGGTAAATGTTTAG